A single region of the Lotus japonicus ecotype B-129 chromosome 4, LjGifu_v1.2 genome encodes:
- the LOC130711608 gene encoding ABC transporter B family member 21-like isoform X1: protein MVAKARLDGDITSTEMTGSTSDSSVLDPGNRLQDSKKNKSKDQSNKSVPFHKLFSFADSWDYLLMFVGTITAIGNGISMPLMTIIIGDTIDAFGGNVDNKQVVHEVSKASLKFAVLGVCAFFAAFLQVSSWVITGERQAARIRALYLKAILRQDISFFDKEMNNGEVVERMSGDIVLIQDAMGEKVGKFIQYVASFLGGLIMAFIKGWLLTLVLLSALPLLVLSGSLMSIAFAKMASRGQAAYSEAAATVERTVGSIRTVASFTGENQAIAQYNQSLTNAYRTGVQEGLATGLGLGSVRLFVHCTYAMAVWFGGKMVLEKGYTGGEAMGAFFAMLTGSLSLGQAFPILTASAAGQVAAYKMFETITRQPDIDVYDSTGRQLDDISGDIELREVCFSYPSRPNEVIFNGFSISISSGTTAALVGQSGSGKTTVVSLIERFYDPQAGEVLIDGINLKVFQLKWIRQKIGLVSQEPILFTCSIKENIAYGKDGATDEEIRAAAELANAANFIHKFPHGLETMVGVHGTQLSGGQKQRIAIARAILRDPRILLLDEATSALDAESERAVQETLDRIMINRTTIIVAHRLSTIRNADIIAVIHQGKVVEKGTHAELTNDPDGPYSQLIRLQEIKRESEQHGENDMDRQENFVDSTRESSQRISFPRSLSRESSGIGNSSHHSSRIYNDIPTTLFPSATSDPPSDVPILRLAYLNMPEIPMLLLGTVAAAANGAILPAVGLLVSIMIDTFFEPADELRKDSKFWALIFVALSVASFLFYPLRTYFFAVSGSKLIRRVRLMCFEKIIHMEAGWFDKDENSSGELGARLSTDAVSIRTLVGDALGLLVQDISTAITALVIAFEANWQLSLIILVLLPLLLLNGYLQIRSMQGFSTDAKKLYEEASQIANDAVGNIRTVSAFCAEEKVMELYQKKCVGPFQTGIRQGLVSGTGFGLSLFLLFSVYACSFYAGAQLVENGKATISEVFRVFFSLTMAAVALSQSSFMAPGVSKAKSSAASIFAILDQKSKIDPSDESGMTFQDVKGEIEFHHVTFKYPTRPNVHIFRDLSLRIHSGQTVALVGESGSGKSTVISLLQRFYDPDSGQITLDGTEIQKLQLKWFRQQMGLVSQEPVLFNDTIRANIAYGKGGDAATEAEIIAAAELANAHKFISSLQQGYDTVVGERGIQLSGGQKQRVAIARAIVKSPKILLLDEATSALDAESEKVVQDALDRVRVDRTTIVVAHRLSTIKGADSIAVVKNGIIVEKGKHETLLNKGGTYASLIALHTSASSS, encoded by the exons ATGGTGGCCAAGGCCAGATTAGATGGAGATATCACTTCAACAGAAATGACAGGATCAACAAGTGATTCATCAGTTCTAGATCCTGGAAACAGGCTGCAGGATTCAAAAAAGAACAAGAGCAAGGACCAAAGCAATAAATCAGTACCCTTTCATAAGCTTTTCTCATTTGCAGATTCTTGGGACTATTTGCTGATGTTTGTTGGAACAATAACTGCTATTGGGAATGGAATCTCTATGCCTTTAATGACTATAATTATTGGAGATACAATTGATGCTTTTGGAGGAAATGTTGACAATAAACAAGTTGTTCATGAAGTTTCCAAG GCATCTCTGAAGTTTGCTGTCCTGGGTGTATGCGCCTTTTTTGCAGCATTTTTGC AGGTATCTTCCTGGGTGATCACCGGGGAGAGACAAGCTGCAAGAATAAGAGCCTTATACCTCAAAGCAATTCTAAGGCAAGATATCAGTTTCTTTGACAAGGAAATGAACAATGGTGAGGTTGTTGAAAGGATGTCAGGTGACATTGTTCTTATTCAAGATGCCATGGGTGAAAAG GTAGGAAAATTCATACAGTATGTGGCATCTTTTTTAGGTGGATTAATCATGGCATTCATCAAGGGCTGGCTCCTAACCCTTGTCCTCCTATCTGCTCTTCCACTTCTTGTCCTCTCTGGTTCACTAATGAGCATTGCTTTCGCAAAGATGGCATCGCGTGGACAggcagcttattcagaagcagcTGCTACAGTAGAAAGGACAGTTGGTTCAATTCGAACT GTTGCATCATTTACTGGCGAGAACCAAGCTATAGCTCAATATAATCAGTCCTTAACTAATGCTTACAGAACAGGAGTTCAGGAGGGATTGGCTACTGGTTTAGGCCTAGGTTCAGTTCGTTTATTTGTTCACTGCACTTATGCTATGGCTGTATGGTTTGGAGGGAAGATGGTACTGGAGAAAGGTTATACCGGAGGTGAAGCAATGGGTGCATTCTTTGCAATGTTGACTGGTTCCTT GTCTCTGGGGCAGGCATTTCCAATCTTAACTGCATCTGCAGCAGGACAAGTTGCAGCCTATAAAATGTTTGAGACAATAACGAGGCAGCCAGATATTGATGTTTATGACTCTACTGGTCGGCAGCTAGATGATATTTCTGGAGATATAGAACTTAGGGAGGTTTGCTTTAGTTATCCTTCAAGACCAAATGAAGTGATATTCAATGGATTTTCTATTTCAATATCAAGTGGAACTACTGCAGCTTTGGTAGGGCAAAGTGGGAGTGGGAAAACAACAGTTGTCAGTTTGATAGAGAGATTTTACGATCCACAAGCTGGTGAAGTCCTCATTGATGGTATCAACCTCAAAGTGTTTCAACTAAAATGGATCAGACAGAAAATAGGTCTTGTCAGCCAGGAACCAATCCTCTTTACTTGCAGCATTAAAGAGAACATTGCATATGGTAAGGATGGGGCTACAGATGAAGAAATCAGAGCTGCAGCAGAGCTTGCTAATGCTGCTAATTTCATACATAAATTTCCCCAC GGGCTTGAGACAATGGTTGGCGTGCATGGAACTCAGCTTTCTGGAGGTCAAAAGCAAAGAATTGCTATAGCAAGAGCAATCCTAAGAGATCCAAGAATTCTTCTCCTTGATGAAGCTACAAGTGCACTTGATGCGGAGTCTGAAAGAGCGGTACAAGAGACACTAGACAGAATCATGATCAACCGAACAACTATCATTGTAGCCCATCGCCTAAGCACAATAAGAAATGCTGATATCATTGCCGTTATTCACCAAGGAAAAGTAGTAGAAAAAG GCACACATGCTGAACTCACTAATGATCCTGATGGACCTTATAGCCAGCTCATTAGATTGCAAGAAATTAAAAGAGAGTCAGAACAGCATGGTGAAAATGACATGGACAGGCAAGAAAATTTTGTAGACTCTACAAGAGAATCAAGCCAGCGGATTTCTTTCCCACGGTCTTTAAGCCGGGAATCATCTGGAATTGGAAACAGTAGTCATCACTCATCCAGAATATACAATGATATACCTACCACACTATTTCCTTCAGCAACATCAGATCCACCTTCAGATGTCCCAATTCTTCGCCTTGCTTATCTTAACATGCCTGAAATCCCAATGTTACTCTTAGGGACTGTAGCAGCTGCAGCAAATGGAGCCATACTACCCGCTGTGGGGCTCCTTGTCTCCATTATGATAGATACTTTCTTTGAACCTGCAGATGAACTTCGTAAAGACTCAAAGTTTTGGGCATTAATATTTGTTGCCCTTAGTGTGGCTTCCTTCTTATTTTATCCATTGAGGACCTATTTTTTTGCTGTTTCTGGTTCTAAGTTGATAAGGAGGGTCCGATTAATGTGTTTTGAGAAAATAATTCACATGGAAGCAGGCTGGTTCGATAAAGATGAGAATTCAAGTGGGGAACTGGGAGCGAGGCTGTCAACTGATGCTGTTTCTATTCGAACTTTGGTCGGGGATGCACTTGGTTTGCTGGTTCAAGATATTTCTACAGCAATTACAGCCTTGGTAATTGCCTTTGAGGCAAACTGGCAGTTGTCTCTCATCATTCTTGTTTTGCTACCTCTACTATTATTAAATGGATATCTGCAAATCAGGTCCATGCAAGGATTCAGCACAGATGCAAAG AAACTATATGAGGAAGCAAGTCAAATAGCGAATGATGCAGTAGGGAATATTAGAACAGTTTCCGCTTTCTGTGCTGAAGAGAAGGTGATGGAGTTATACCAGAAGAAATGTGTGGGACCCTTCCAGACAGGTATAAGGCAAGGTTTAGTCAGTGGAACTGGTTTTGGTTTATCACTCTTCCTTCTGTTCTCTGTGTATGCATGCAGTTTTTATGCCGGAGCCCAACTTGTTGAGAATGGAAAAGCAACAATCTCAGAGGTTTTCCGT gtatttttttctctcacaaTGGCAGCGGTAGCATTATCTCAATCTAGCTTCATGGCCCCAGGGGTGAGTAAAGCAAAAAGTTCTGCTGCTTCTATATTTGCTATTCTTGATCAGAAATCAAAAATAGACCCTAGTGATGAGTCCGGAATGACATTTCAAGATGTCAAGGGAGAGATTGAGTTCCACCATGTCACTTTCAAGTATCCAACCAGGCCTAATGTTCATATATTCAGAGATCTTTCCTTGAGGATTCATTCAGGACAG ACAGTTGCTCTTGTAGGCGAAAGTGGAAGCGGAAAATCAACAGTGATCTCACTGTTGCAAAGATTTTATGACCCGGATTCAGGTCAGATTACACTGGACGGCACAGAAATCCAAAAGCTACAACTTAAATGGTTCAGGCAGCAGATGGGCCTGGTAAGCCAGGAGCCTGTGTTGTTTAATGACACCATCCGAGCCAACATTGCATACGGAAAAGGCGGTGATGCAGCAACAGAGGCTGAAATTATAGCTGCAGCGGAACTGGCAAATGCCCACAAGTTCATTAGCAGTTTGCAGCAG GGGTATGATACAGTAGTAGGGGAGAGAGGGATTCAACTATCTGGAGGGCAGAAGCAGCGGGTGGCAATTGCAAGAGCCATAGTAAAGAGTCCAAAAATATTACTACTAGATGAAGCCACAAGTGCACTTGATGCCGAGTCTGAGAAAGTGGTTCAGGATGCACTCGACCGAGTGAGGGTCGACAGAACCACTATAGTAGTGGCTCACAGGCTATCCACCATAAAGGGTGCAGATTCAATTGCTGTGGTTAAAAATGGGATCATTGTAGAGAAAGGAAAGCATGAAACTTTGCTCAACAAGGGTGGTACCTATGCTTCTTTAATAGCACTGCACACAAGTGCTAGTTCATCTTAG
- the LOC130711608 gene encoding ABC transporter B family member 4-like isoform X3: MVAKARLDGDITSTEMTGSTSDSSVLDPGNRLQDSKKNKSKDQSNKSVPFHKLFSFADSWDYLLMFVGTITAIGNGISMPLMTIIIGDTIDAFGGNVDNKQVVHEVSKASLKFAVLGVCAFFAAFLQVSSWVITGERQAARIRALYLKAILRQDISFFDKEMNNGEVVERMSGDIVLIQDAMGEKVGKFIQYVASFLGGLIMAFIKGWLLTLVLLSALPLLVLSGSLMSIAFAKMASRGQAAYSEAAATVERTVGSIRTVASFTGENQAIAQYNQSLTNAYRTGVQEGLATGLGLGSVRLFVHCTYAMAVWFGGKMVLEKGYTGGEAMGAFFAMLTGSLSLGQAFPILTASAAGQVAAYKMFETITRQPDIDVYDSTGRQLDDISGDIELREVCFSYPSRPNEVIFNGFSISISSGTTAALVGQSGSGKTTVVSLIERFYDPQAGEVLIDGINLKVFQLKWIRQKIGLVSQEPILFTCSIKENIAYGKDGATDEEIRAAAELANAANFIHKFPHGLETMVGVHGTQLSGGQKQRIAIARAILRDPRILLLDEATSALDAESERAVQETLDRIMINRTTIIVAHRLSTIRNADIIAVIHQGKVVEKGTHAELTNDPDGPYSQLIRLQEIKRESEQHGENDMDRQENFVDSTRESSQRISFPRSLSRESSGIGNSSHHSSRIYNDIPTTLFPSATSDPPSDVPILRLAYLNMPEIPMLLLGTVAAAANGAILPAVGLLVSIMIDTFFEPADELRKDSKFWALIFVALSVASFLFYPLRTYFFAVSGSKLIRRVRLMCFEKIIHMEAGWFDKDENSSGELGARLSTDAVSIRTLVGDALGLLVQDISTAITALVIAFEANWQLSLIILVLLPLLLLNGYLQIRSMQGFSTDAKKLYEEASQIANDAVGNIRTVSAFCAEEKVMELYQKKCVGPFQTGIRQGLVSGTGFGLSLFLLFSVYACSFYAGAQLVENGKATISEVFRVFFSLTMAAVALSQSSFMAPGVSKAKSSAASIFAILDQKSKIDPSDESGMTFQDVKGEIEFHHVTFKYPTRPNVHIFRDLSLRIHSGQAKVEAENQQ; encoded by the exons ATGGTGGCCAAGGCCAGATTAGATGGAGATATCACTTCAACAGAAATGACAGGATCAACAAGTGATTCATCAGTTCTAGATCCTGGAAACAGGCTGCAGGATTCAAAAAAGAACAAGAGCAAGGACCAAAGCAATAAATCAGTACCCTTTCATAAGCTTTTCTCATTTGCAGATTCTTGGGACTATTTGCTGATGTTTGTTGGAACAATAACTGCTATTGGGAATGGAATCTCTATGCCTTTAATGACTATAATTATTGGAGATACAATTGATGCTTTTGGAGGAAATGTTGACAATAAACAAGTTGTTCATGAAGTTTCCAAG GCATCTCTGAAGTTTGCTGTCCTGGGTGTATGCGCCTTTTTTGCAGCATTTTTGC AGGTATCTTCCTGGGTGATCACCGGGGAGAGACAAGCTGCAAGAATAAGAGCCTTATACCTCAAAGCAATTCTAAGGCAAGATATCAGTTTCTTTGACAAGGAAATGAACAATGGTGAGGTTGTTGAAAGGATGTCAGGTGACATTGTTCTTATTCAAGATGCCATGGGTGAAAAG GTAGGAAAATTCATACAGTATGTGGCATCTTTTTTAGGTGGATTAATCATGGCATTCATCAAGGGCTGGCTCCTAACCCTTGTCCTCCTATCTGCTCTTCCACTTCTTGTCCTCTCTGGTTCACTAATGAGCATTGCTTTCGCAAAGATGGCATCGCGTGGACAggcagcttattcagaagcagcTGCTACAGTAGAAAGGACAGTTGGTTCAATTCGAACT GTTGCATCATTTACTGGCGAGAACCAAGCTATAGCTCAATATAATCAGTCCTTAACTAATGCTTACAGAACAGGAGTTCAGGAGGGATTGGCTACTGGTTTAGGCCTAGGTTCAGTTCGTTTATTTGTTCACTGCACTTATGCTATGGCTGTATGGTTTGGAGGGAAGATGGTACTGGAGAAAGGTTATACCGGAGGTGAAGCAATGGGTGCATTCTTTGCAATGTTGACTGGTTCCTT GTCTCTGGGGCAGGCATTTCCAATCTTAACTGCATCTGCAGCAGGACAAGTTGCAGCCTATAAAATGTTTGAGACAATAACGAGGCAGCCAGATATTGATGTTTATGACTCTACTGGTCGGCAGCTAGATGATATTTCTGGAGATATAGAACTTAGGGAGGTTTGCTTTAGTTATCCTTCAAGACCAAATGAAGTGATATTCAATGGATTTTCTATTTCAATATCAAGTGGAACTACTGCAGCTTTGGTAGGGCAAAGTGGGAGTGGGAAAACAACAGTTGTCAGTTTGATAGAGAGATTTTACGATCCACAAGCTGGTGAAGTCCTCATTGATGGTATCAACCTCAAAGTGTTTCAACTAAAATGGATCAGACAGAAAATAGGTCTTGTCAGCCAGGAACCAATCCTCTTTACTTGCAGCATTAAAGAGAACATTGCATATGGTAAGGATGGGGCTACAGATGAAGAAATCAGAGCTGCAGCAGAGCTTGCTAATGCTGCTAATTTCATACATAAATTTCCCCAC GGGCTTGAGACAATGGTTGGCGTGCATGGAACTCAGCTTTCTGGAGGTCAAAAGCAAAGAATTGCTATAGCAAGAGCAATCCTAAGAGATCCAAGAATTCTTCTCCTTGATGAAGCTACAAGTGCACTTGATGCGGAGTCTGAAAGAGCGGTACAAGAGACACTAGACAGAATCATGATCAACCGAACAACTATCATTGTAGCCCATCGCCTAAGCACAATAAGAAATGCTGATATCATTGCCGTTATTCACCAAGGAAAAGTAGTAGAAAAAG GCACACATGCTGAACTCACTAATGATCCTGATGGACCTTATAGCCAGCTCATTAGATTGCAAGAAATTAAAAGAGAGTCAGAACAGCATGGTGAAAATGACATGGACAGGCAAGAAAATTTTGTAGACTCTACAAGAGAATCAAGCCAGCGGATTTCTTTCCCACGGTCTTTAAGCCGGGAATCATCTGGAATTGGAAACAGTAGTCATCACTCATCCAGAATATACAATGATATACCTACCACACTATTTCCTTCAGCAACATCAGATCCACCTTCAGATGTCCCAATTCTTCGCCTTGCTTATCTTAACATGCCTGAAATCCCAATGTTACTCTTAGGGACTGTAGCAGCTGCAGCAAATGGAGCCATACTACCCGCTGTGGGGCTCCTTGTCTCCATTATGATAGATACTTTCTTTGAACCTGCAGATGAACTTCGTAAAGACTCAAAGTTTTGGGCATTAATATTTGTTGCCCTTAGTGTGGCTTCCTTCTTATTTTATCCATTGAGGACCTATTTTTTTGCTGTTTCTGGTTCTAAGTTGATAAGGAGGGTCCGATTAATGTGTTTTGAGAAAATAATTCACATGGAAGCAGGCTGGTTCGATAAAGATGAGAATTCAAGTGGGGAACTGGGAGCGAGGCTGTCAACTGATGCTGTTTCTATTCGAACTTTGGTCGGGGATGCACTTGGTTTGCTGGTTCAAGATATTTCTACAGCAATTACAGCCTTGGTAATTGCCTTTGAGGCAAACTGGCAGTTGTCTCTCATCATTCTTGTTTTGCTACCTCTACTATTATTAAATGGATATCTGCAAATCAGGTCCATGCAAGGATTCAGCACAGATGCAAAG AAACTATATGAGGAAGCAAGTCAAATAGCGAATGATGCAGTAGGGAATATTAGAACAGTTTCCGCTTTCTGTGCTGAAGAGAAGGTGATGGAGTTATACCAGAAGAAATGTGTGGGACCCTTCCAGACAGGTATAAGGCAAGGTTTAGTCAGTGGAACTGGTTTTGGTTTATCACTCTTCCTTCTGTTCTCTGTGTATGCATGCAGTTTTTATGCCGGAGCCCAACTTGTTGAGAATGGAAAAGCAACAATCTCAGAGGTTTTCCGT gtatttttttctctcacaaTGGCAGCGGTAGCATTATCTCAATCTAGCTTCATGGCCCCAGGGGTGAGTAAAGCAAAAAGTTCTGCTGCTTCTATATTTGCTATTCTTGATCAGAAATCAAAAATAGACCCTAGTGATGAGTCCGGAATGACATTTCAAGATGTCAAGGGAGAGATTGAGTTCCACCATGTCACTTTCAAGTATCCAACCAGGCCTAATGTTCATATATTCAGAGATCTTTCCTTGAGGATTCATTCAGGACAG GCGAAAGTGGAAGCGGAAAATCAACAGTGA
- the LOC130711608 gene encoding ABC transporter B family member 4-like isoform X4, with protein sequence MVAKARLDGDITSTEMTGSTSDSSVLDPGNRLQDSKKNKSKDQSNKSVPFHKLFSFADSWDYLLMFVGTITAIGNGISMPLMTIIIGDTIDAFGGNVDNKQVVHEVSKASLKFAVLGVCAFFAAFLQVSSWVITGERQAARIRALYLKAILRQDISFFDKEMNNGEVVERMSGDIVLIQDAMGEKVGKFIQYVASFLGGLIMAFIKGWLLTLVLLSALPLLVLSGSLMSIAFAKMASRGQAAYSEAAATVERTVGSIRTVASFTGENQAIAQYNQSLTNAYRTGVQEGLATGLGLGSVRLFVHCTYAMAVWFGGKMVLEKGYTGGEAMGAFFAMLTGSLSLGQAFPILTASAAGQVAAYKMFETITRQPDIDVYDSTGRQLDDISGDIELREVCFSYPSRPNEVIFNGFSISISSGTTAALVGQSGSGKTTVVSLIERFYDPQAGEVLIDGINLKVFQLKWIRQKIGLVSQEPILFTCSIKENIAYGKDGATDEEIRAAAELANAANFIHKFPHGLETMVGVHGTQLSGGQKQRIAIARAILRDPRILLLDEATSALDAESERAVQETLDRIMINRTTIIVAHRLSTIRNADIIAVIHQGKVVEKGTHAELTNDPDGPYSQLIRLQEIKRESEQHGENDMDRQENFVDSTRESSQRISFPRSLSRESSGIGNSSHHSSRIYNDIPTTLFPSATSDPPSDVPILRLAYLNMPEIPMLLLGTVAAAANGAILPAVGLLVSIMIDTFFEPADELRKDSKFWALIFVALSVASFLFYPLRTYFFAVSGSKLIRRVRLMCFEKIIHMEAGWFDKDENSSGELGARLSTDAVSIRTLVGDALGLLVQDISTAITALVIAFEANWQLSLIILVLLPLLLLNGYLQIRSMQGFSTDAKKLYEEASQIANDAVGNIRTVSAFCAEEKVMELYQKKCVGPFQTGIRQGLVSGTGFGLSLFLLFSVYACSFYAGAQLVENGKATISEVFRVFFSLTMAAVALSQSSFMAPGVSKAKSSAASIFAILDQKSKIDPSDESGMTFQDVKGEIEFHHVTFKYPTRPNVHIFRDLSLRIHSGQLLL encoded by the exons ATGGTGGCCAAGGCCAGATTAGATGGAGATATCACTTCAACAGAAATGACAGGATCAACAAGTGATTCATCAGTTCTAGATCCTGGAAACAGGCTGCAGGATTCAAAAAAGAACAAGAGCAAGGACCAAAGCAATAAATCAGTACCCTTTCATAAGCTTTTCTCATTTGCAGATTCTTGGGACTATTTGCTGATGTTTGTTGGAACAATAACTGCTATTGGGAATGGAATCTCTATGCCTTTAATGACTATAATTATTGGAGATACAATTGATGCTTTTGGAGGAAATGTTGACAATAAACAAGTTGTTCATGAAGTTTCCAAG GCATCTCTGAAGTTTGCTGTCCTGGGTGTATGCGCCTTTTTTGCAGCATTTTTGC AGGTATCTTCCTGGGTGATCACCGGGGAGAGACAAGCTGCAAGAATAAGAGCCTTATACCTCAAAGCAATTCTAAGGCAAGATATCAGTTTCTTTGACAAGGAAATGAACAATGGTGAGGTTGTTGAAAGGATGTCAGGTGACATTGTTCTTATTCAAGATGCCATGGGTGAAAAG GTAGGAAAATTCATACAGTATGTGGCATCTTTTTTAGGTGGATTAATCATGGCATTCATCAAGGGCTGGCTCCTAACCCTTGTCCTCCTATCTGCTCTTCCACTTCTTGTCCTCTCTGGTTCACTAATGAGCATTGCTTTCGCAAAGATGGCATCGCGTGGACAggcagcttattcagaagcagcTGCTACAGTAGAAAGGACAGTTGGTTCAATTCGAACT GTTGCATCATTTACTGGCGAGAACCAAGCTATAGCTCAATATAATCAGTCCTTAACTAATGCTTACAGAACAGGAGTTCAGGAGGGATTGGCTACTGGTTTAGGCCTAGGTTCAGTTCGTTTATTTGTTCACTGCACTTATGCTATGGCTGTATGGTTTGGAGGGAAGATGGTACTGGAGAAAGGTTATACCGGAGGTGAAGCAATGGGTGCATTCTTTGCAATGTTGACTGGTTCCTT GTCTCTGGGGCAGGCATTTCCAATCTTAACTGCATCTGCAGCAGGACAAGTTGCAGCCTATAAAATGTTTGAGACAATAACGAGGCAGCCAGATATTGATGTTTATGACTCTACTGGTCGGCAGCTAGATGATATTTCTGGAGATATAGAACTTAGGGAGGTTTGCTTTAGTTATCCTTCAAGACCAAATGAAGTGATATTCAATGGATTTTCTATTTCAATATCAAGTGGAACTACTGCAGCTTTGGTAGGGCAAAGTGGGAGTGGGAAAACAACAGTTGTCAGTTTGATAGAGAGATTTTACGATCCACAAGCTGGTGAAGTCCTCATTGATGGTATCAACCTCAAAGTGTTTCAACTAAAATGGATCAGACAGAAAATAGGTCTTGTCAGCCAGGAACCAATCCTCTTTACTTGCAGCATTAAAGAGAACATTGCATATGGTAAGGATGGGGCTACAGATGAAGAAATCAGAGCTGCAGCAGAGCTTGCTAATGCTGCTAATTTCATACATAAATTTCCCCAC GGGCTTGAGACAATGGTTGGCGTGCATGGAACTCAGCTTTCTGGAGGTCAAAAGCAAAGAATTGCTATAGCAAGAGCAATCCTAAGAGATCCAAGAATTCTTCTCCTTGATGAAGCTACAAGTGCACTTGATGCGGAGTCTGAAAGAGCGGTACAAGAGACACTAGACAGAATCATGATCAACCGAACAACTATCATTGTAGCCCATCGCCTAAGCACAATAAGAAATGCTGATATCATTGCCGTTATTCACCAAGGAAAAGTAGTAGAAAAAG GCACACATGCTGAACTCACTAATGATCCTGATGGACCTTATAGCCAGCTCATTAGATTGCAAGAAATTAAAAGAGAGTCAGAACAGCATGGTGAAAATGACATGGACAGGCAAGAAAATTTTGTAGACTCTACAAGAGAATCAAGCCAGCGGATTTCTTTCCCACGGTCTTTAAGCCGGGAATCATCTGGAATTGGAAACAGTAGTCATCACTCATCCAGAATATACAATGATATACCTACCACACTATTTCCTTCAGCAACATCAGATCCACCTTCAGATGTCCCAATTCTTCGCCTTGCTTATCTTAACATGCCTGAAATCCCAATGTTACTCTTAGGGACTGTAGCAGCTGCAGCAAATGGAGCCATACTACCCGCTGTGGGGCTCCTTGTCTCCATTATGATAGATACTTTCTTTGAACCTGCAGATGAACTTCGTAAAGACTCAAAGTTTTGGGCATTAATATTTGTTGCCCTTAGTGTGGCTTCCTTCTTATTTTATCCATTGAGGACCTATTTTTTTGCTGTTTCTGGTTCTAAGTTGATAAGGAGGGTCCGATTAATGTGTTTTGAGAAAATAATTCACATGGAAGCAGGCTGGTTCGATAAAGATGAGAATTCAAGTGGGGAACTGGGAGCGAGGCTGTCAACTGATGCTGTTTCTATTCGAACTTTGGTCGGGGATGCACTTGGTTTGCTGGTTCAAGATATTTCTACAGCAATTACAGCCTTGGTAATTGCCTTTGAGGCAAACTGGCAGTTGTCTCTCATCATTCTTGTTTTGCTACCTCTACTATTATTAAATGGATATCTGCAAATCAGGTCCATGCAAGGATTCAGCACAGATGCAAAG AAACTATATGAGGAAGCAAGTCAAATAGCGAATGATGCAGTAGGGAATATTAGAACAGTTTCCGCTTTCTGTGCTGAAGAGAAGGTGATGGAGTTATACCAGAAGAAATGTGTGGGACCCTTCCAGACAGGTATAAGGCAAGGTTTAGTCAGTGGAACTGGTTTTGGTTTATCACTCTTCCTTCTGTTCTCTGTGTATGCATGCAGTTTTTATGCCGGAGCCCAACTTGTTGAGAATGGAAAAGCAACAATCTCAGAGGTTTTCCGT gtatttttttctctcacaaTGGCAGCGGTAGCATTATCTCAATCTAGCTTCATGGCCCCAGGGGTGAGTAAAGCAAAAAGTTCTGCTGCTTCTATATTTGCTATTCTTGATCAGAAATCAAAAATAGACCCTAGTGATGAGTCCGGAATGACATTTCAAGATGTCAAGGGAGAGATTGAGTTCCACCATGTCACTTTCAAGTATCCAACCAGGCCTAATGTTCATATATTCAGAGATCTTTCCTTGAGGATTCATTCAGGACAG TTGCTCTTGTAG